A stretch of bacterium DNA encodes these proteins:
- a CDS encoding AAA family ATPase, giving the protein MQLSSTIALSGGVGRIGATTGVSAVCRAPRAENLCSYDLTVIWTFGEYAIDTDVFELRRDGERCPVEPKVFDVLRVLVEHRDRVVSKVELLDSVWSGEVVNESVVPRCVTLARQALGDDRSAQRIIKTVHGRGYRFVADVVEVDREDTVAPQPADSAPEPLVGRDDALAQLDKSLSEAIANRGRVVLLLGEPGIGKTATVEYQIARSSNRADVHIGRCFEWEGSPPYWPFVQILRSVSGDRANEDGATLSPSEVEDLASLMPEMAARSGPADRTERAPGEQSRFRLFDALSRLLARISRRTPLLVVVDDLHWADRDSVELFGFLARQIRDHAICLVGTYRDTDVRRGHPLRSVLGDLARLAHCDRVSLRGLAESEVRQIVERVVDRPISDGVALTVADVTRGNPFFVQEIARILAHDTEALQDAEQAGLILPQGVRDAVGRRLETMSEQSVAILRDASVLGREFDARLLAEIRSESHGSYLEWLQEGLEFGVIEGLDERERFRFSHALVQQTLYEELTAAEKVRAHRSAAEAIERLYGENASRQLGELSYHLFECAVEAGAERSVEVSLRAAHQALDQCAYAEAVDHHARAVRAFELFGRDDEARHCELLLGEAEARWVSGQHESARARFRTACEIARRCERNDLFARAAIGIRGYRYLGLAIESDLGDLLEESLDRLGDRFPSWKARVCSRLVFTEPHCFSLRERRRLVDAATSEPFDQDDATVLFDVLTARYWALLGPDQPRERIDLGQEAIRSGRRLGSSELVLLGHEVLIGANLMIGQLGEMASHVSAFERLADELRQPVFQFLAFLQQSTFAMNCGRFKLAREYLDKSAERCRLGNQRAESLIDGARYWLRAAVGEPSEPGEYERSFRELIEQTPLHGSAQIIKAGSLSILARSGRVDEARAGLSAITSRIEELEHDEHWLITLSLLAEVAVELRDVDVAQLLIDQLRPYEALVFTHDLIPATNGTVGSAIGALVGVLGRSREAADRLEAAVAWEDAIGARPAALRSRIRLANVWHATSDEGRAVDAANSAWRLAETLECLPVVSAALPWARETSR; this is encoded by the coding sequence GTGCAGCTCTCGTCAACGATTGCCTTGTCGGGTGGCGTCGGCCGTATTGGCGCCACCACCGGCGTAAGCGCCGTCTGTCGCGCCCCGCGGGCAGAAAACCTCTGCAGCTATGATCTGACCGTGATCTGGACCTTCGGCGAATACGCGATCGACACAGACGTCTTCGAGCTTCGTAGAGATGGGGAGCGGTGTCCCGTCGAACCCAAGGTCTTCGATGTCCTGCGCGTGCTCGTCGAGCATCGGGACCGCGTCGTGTCGAAGGTCGAGCTACTCGATTCCGTCTGGTCGGGCGAGGTCGTCAACGAGTCAGTCGTGCCCCGATGTGTGACTCTCGCTCGCCAGGCATTGGGCGATGACCGCTCGGCACAGCGAATCATCAAGACGGTCCACGGTCGCGGCTACCGATTCGTCGCGGACGTTGTCGAGGTCGACCGCGAAGACACGGTGGCCCCGCAGCCTGCTGATTCCGCGCCCGAGCCGCTCGTGGGCCGCGACGACGCACTTGCTCAGCTCGACAAGTCCTTGTCGGAGGCGATCGCAAATCGTGGGCGAGTCGTCTTGCTTCTCGGCGAGCCGGGTATCGGAAAGACGGCGACGGTCGAATATCAGATCGCACGCTCCTCCAATCGCGCCGACGTCCATATCGGCCGCTGCTTCGAGTGGGAAGGCTCGCCTCCGTATTGGCCCTTCGTGCAGATCCTCCGTTCGGTGTCCGGCGACCGCGCGAATGAGGACGGCGCGACGTTGTCGCCCAGCGAGGTTGAGGATCTCGCGTCGCTCATGCCCGAAATGGCAGCGCGATCGGGACCTGCCGATCGTACGGAACGTGCTCCAGGAGAGCAGTCGAGATTTCGGCTCTTCGATGCGCTGTCGCGACTTCTCGCACGAATCTCACGCCGGACGCCGCTTCTTGTCGTCGTTGATGATCTTCACTGGGCGGACCGAGATTCAGTGGAGCTCTTCGGGTTCCTCGCTCGACAGATCCGAGACCATGCAATCTGTCTGGTCGGGACGTACAGGGACACGGACGTGCGGCGCGGCCATCCCCTTCGGTCGGTACTGGGAGATCTGGCCCGTCTCGCGCATTGCGATCGTGTCTCCTTGCGCGGCCTCGCGGAGTCTGAGGTTAGACAGATCGTCGAGCGAGTCGTGGATCGACCCATCTCTGATGGCGTCGCCCTGACCGTGGCGGATGTGACGCGAGGCAACCCGTTCTTCGTGCAGGAGATCGCGCGCATCCTCGCGCACGACACGGAGGCGCTGCAGGACGCGGAGCAGGCCGGTCTGATCCTGCCGCAAGGCGTACGGGACGCCGTCGGTCGGCGACTCGAGACGATGTCCGAGCAAAGTGTCGCGATTCTCCGGGATGCCTCCGTTCTGGGCCGTGAGTTCGACGCCCGCCTCCTTGCTGAGATCCGGTCCGAGAGCCACGGGTCGTACCTCGAGTGGCTCCAGGAGGGGCTCGAGTTCGGCGTCATCGAGGGGCTCGACGAGCGGGAGCGATTCCGGTTCTCTCACGCGCTCGTGCAGCAGACACTCTATGAAGAGCTCACGGCCGCCGAGAAGGTTCGGGCGCACCGATCGGCCGCCGAAGCTATTGAGCGGCTATATGGCGAAAACGCATCCCGCCAGCTGGGCGAACTGTCCTACCACCTCTTCGAGTGTGCCGTTGAGGCGGGCGCCGAGCGATCCGTTGAAGTGAGCCTGCGTGCAGCCCATCAGGCGCTCGACCAATGCGCGTATGCTGAAGCGGTTGACCATCACGCTCGCGCTGTTCGCGCCTTCGAGCTGTTCGGTCGTGATGACGAAGCCCGGCATTGTGAGTTGCTCCTTGGGGAGGCGGAGGCGCGCTGGGTCTCGGGTCAGCACGAGTCGGCGCGAGCGCGGTTTCGGACCGCATGCGAGATCGCGCGGCGGTGCGAGCGAAATGATCTCTTCGCTCGCGCAGCGATCGGAATTCGCGGGTACCGCTATCTGGGGCTCGCAATCGAGTCCGACCTAGGAGACCTGCTCGAGGAGTCGCTCGATCGCCTTGGCGACCGATTCCCGTCGTGGAAAGCCCGTGTGTGCTCGCGACTGGTCTTCACTGAACCTCACTGCTTCTCGCTGCGCGAACGGCGTCGATTGGTCGACGCCGCAACCTCGGAGCCGTTTGACCAGGATGACGCGACCGTGCTCTTCGACGTGCTCACGGCGCGGTACTGGGCGCTACTCGGACCCGATCAGCCAAGGGAGCGAATCGATCTCGGGCAGGAAGCGATTCGGAGCGGTAGACGGTTGGGAAGCTCAGAGCTCGTTCTGCTCGGGCACGAAGTCCTGATCGGGGCCAATCTCATGATCGGTCAGCTCGGAGAGATGGCATCTCATGTATCGGCGTTCGAGCGTCTGGCCGATGAGCTGCGACAGCCGGTCTTTCAGTTCCTCGCTTTCCTCCAGCAAAGCACGTTCGCGATGAACTGCGGCCGCTTCAAGCTCGCGCGAGAGTATCTCGACAAGAGCGCAGAGCGCTGCCGTCTTGGCAATCAACGAGCCGAATCGCTGATTGACGGTGCGCGCTACTGGCTACGTGCCGCCGTGGGTGAGCCGAGCGAGCCGGGTGAATACGAGCGATCGTTTCGCGAGCTAATCGAGCAGACGCCGCTTCACGGGAGTGCCCAGATCATCAAGGCCGGATCACTATCGATCCTGGCTCGGTCGGGACGCGTCGACGAGGCGCGAGCGGGACTGAGCGCGATCACCTCGAGGATCGAGGAACTCGAGCACGACGAGCACTGGCTGATCACACTCTCGCTTCTCGCTGAAGTTGCAGTCGAGCTACGCGACGTGGATGTCGCGCAGCTCCTGATCGATCAGCTGCGGCCGTACGAGGCACTCGTCTTCACCCACGACCTCATTCCGGCCACCAACGGCACGGTCGGCTCCGCGATCGGCGCACTCGTGGGTGTGCTCGGACGGTCCCGAGAAGCCGCGGATCGACTCGAAGCGGCCGTCGCTTGGGAGGACGCGATCGGAGCGCGGCCCGCAGCGCTCAGGTCGAGGATCAGACTGGCAAACGTGTGGCACGCCACGTCAGACGAGGGCAGAGCCGTAGACGCCGCGAACTCTGCCTGGAGGCTGGCTGAGACGCTCGAGTGCCTGCCGGTCGTTTCGGCGGCACTCCCGTGGGCACGCGAAACCTCTCGATAA
- a CDS encoding beta-lactamase family protein has protein sequence MRLVSLVLLVCGSSALLACAQHGRPGSEVPQTACHHHAHGASSRDSDALLAFSAERLPRITSGLEGAVESGRVAGAVALVSRHGEIVSRSVVGEQDLEAGIPMREDTIFRIYSMSKPVTSVAAMILVEEGRLRLAEPVDRWLPELANPRVLLDPEGPIDRTRAATGPITVRDLLTHTSGLAYDFTSRGPISEALRARALRGSGSTLEPDEFMKRLGELPLLMDPGTQWHYGLSSDVLGVLVARVSGQSLPDFLEERIFGPLEMVDTGFFVPDEKLERFAVNYALAPEGEVLVVADHPRDSRYRKPPSMPSGGGGLVSTAGDYLRFARMMTEGGALDGVRILAPKSVALMTANALWPEERPASPPFGSRFFFAGSGFGLGVSVLEDPGQAAQYGSVGMHGWGGAAGTWYWSDPAEDLSAVMMIQVMNQGANSPLSRDFQKSVYQALETQSAGCRRGRGHRRR, from the coding sequence ATGCGGCTCGTCTCGCTCGTCCTGCTCGTCTGCGGCTCGTCCGCCCTGCTCGCCTGCGCACAGCACGGGCGCCCGGGGAGCGAGGTCCCCCAGACCGCCTGCCACCATCACGCTCACGGAGCTTCGTCGCGCGATTCGGACGCGCTGCTCGCCTTCTCGGCGGAGCGGCTTCCGCGCATCACCTCGGGGCTCGAGGGAGCCGTCGAGTCCGGTCGCGTCGCCGGCGCCGTGGCGCTCGTGTCCCGCCACGGCGAGATCGTGTCGCGGAGCGTCGTCGGGGAGCAGGACCTCGAGGCGGGGATCCCGATGCGGGAGGACACGATCTTTCGCATCTACTCCATGTCGAAGCCTGTGACGAGCGTGGCCGCGATGATCCTCGTCGAGGAAGGACGGCTCCGGCTGGCCGAGCCCGTCGATCGCTGGCTCCCCGAGCTCGCCAATCCCCGGGTGCTGCTCGATCCCGAGGGCCCCATCGACCGGACCCGAGCGGCGACGGGGCCGATCACCGTCCGCGATCTGCTGACCCATACGTCGGGCCTCGCCTACGACTTCACGAGTCGGGGCCCGATCTCCGAGGCGCTTCGCGCACGGGCTCTGCGCGGCAGTGGCTCGACGCTCGAACCCGACGAATTCATGAAACGACTCGGCGAGCTGCCATTGTTGATGGATCCTGGCACCCAGTGGCACTACGGGCTCTCGAGCGACGTGCTCGGCGTGCTGGTCGCCCGCGTGTCCGGACAGAGCCTGCCCGACTTCCTCGAGGAGCGGATCTTCGGCCCGCTCGAGATGGTCGACACGGGCTTCTTCGTGCCCGACGAGAAGCTCGAGCGCTTCGCCGTGAACTACGCCCTCGCGCCCGAGGGCGAGGTCCTCGTCGTCGCGGATCATCCGCGGGACAGTCGCTATCGGAAGCCGCCGAGCATGCCCTCCGGCGGAGGCGGATTGGTCTCGACGGCGGGCGACTACCTGCGCTTCGCGCGGATGATGACCGAGGGCGGCGCGCTCGACGGCGTCCGGATCCTCGCGCCGAAGAGCGTGGCCTTGATGACCGCGAACGCGCTTTGGCCTGAGGAACGACCCGCGTCACCGCCCTTCGGAAGCCGCTTCTTCTTCGCGGGATCGGGCTTCGGCCTGGGCGTCTCGGTCCTCGAGGATCCGGGGCAAGCCGCGCAGTACGGATCGGTCGGCATGCACGGCTGGGGCGGCGCGGCCGGGACCTGGTACTGGTCGGATCCAGCGGAGGACCTCTCCGCGGTCATGATGATCCAGGTCATGAATCAGGGCGCGAACTCACCCCTCAGCCGCGACTTCCAGAAGTCGGTCTACCAGGCGCTCGAAACTCAGAGCGCGGGGTGTCGCCGGGGGCGTGGGCACAGGCGGCGTTGA
- a CDS encoding glutathione S-transferase family protein — protein sequence MHCEPKRLYDYLFSGNGYKIRLALAQLGIPSEYEFLDILAGDTRTEEFLAKNPSGEIPVLELSDGTTLVESNSILCWLTESTFLMPEDRLERAHVLRWMFFEQSNIDRVIGRARFCRTFPDAVKGFATERDFGLWLGFGSRALGVLDQHLATRDFLVGDSYTAADICLFGYVHCANEGGFDLSRFEAVSHWIERVRSQPAHIAITARPS from the coding sequence ATGCACTGTGAACCGAAGCGACTCTACGACTACCTGTTCTCGGGCAATGGATACAAGATCCGTCTCGCGCTCGCTCAGCTCGGGATCCCCTCCGAATACGAGTTTCTGGATATCCTCGCGGGTGACACGCGCACGGAGGAGTTCCTCGCCAAGAATCCGAGCGGTGAGATCCCCGTCCTCGAACTCAGCGACGGCACGACGTTGGTCGAGTCCAACTCGATCCTCTGCTGGCTGACCGAGTCCACTTTTCTGATGCCCGAAGATCGATTGGAGCGAGCCCATGTGCTTCGGTGGATGTTCTTCGAGCAGAGCAACATCGACCGCGTGATCGGCCGAGCCCGGTTCTGCCGCACGTTTCCGGATGCGGTGAAGGGCTTCGCGACGGAGCGCGATTTCGGGTTGTGGCTGGGCTTTGGTAGCCGGGCGCTCGGCGTGCTCGACCAGCATCTCGCGACCCGCGATTTTCTAGTGGGCGACAGCTACACTGCAGCGGACATCTGCCTATTCGGTTACGTCCATTGTGCGAACGAAGGCGGCTTCGACCTCAGCCGATTCGAGGCGGTATCGCACTGGATCGAGCGGGTACGCAGTCAGCCTGCGCACATCGCGATTACTGCCCGACCATCCTAG
- a CDS encoding PEP-CTERM sorting domain-containing protein, with protein sequence MLLSIIRVHSLMPFAFALVFVGAAQGATIAQFDVVLTGDISGIAPGTVNADAGNDPGGFGLGGTATLDDAGILTIQYRANAVTSFTNTVQNAEAIFTGGFGAGTLSAPAGQFRAIDCVENGGAVEGCPFVSSNGTFPSPFTTLTDLPSSIVFDLTLGGETTFQASAVIPNTTTVFTYNLTTVPEPTTALLLGAGLCGLAASRRGAFE encoded by the coding sequence ATGCTGCTCTCGATCATTCGTGTTCATTCTCTCATGCCCTTCGCGTTCGCGCTCGTTTTCGTCGGAGCTGCACAGGGCGCAACAATCGCCCAGTTCGATGTCGTGCTCACAGGCGATATCTCGGGCATCGCGCCTGGAACAGTGAATGCCGACGCCGGCAACGATCCGGGTGGCTTCGGGCTCGGCGGAACCGCCACGCTAGACGACGCCGGTATCCTCACGATTCAATACCGCGCCAATGCCGTGACGTCTTTCACGAACACCGTACAGAACGCCGAAGCGATCTTCACCGGAGGCTTCGGCGCCGGCACGTTGAGCGCACCCGCCGGTCAGTTTCGGGCGATCGACTGCGTGGAGAATGGTGGCGCCGTCGAAGGCTGTCCGTTCGTTAGCTCCAACGGCACATTCCCATCGCCCTTCACGACACTGACCGATCTTCCCTCTTCGATCGTATTCGATCTCACGCTGGGCGGGGAGACGACCTTTCAGGCATCGGCCGTCATTCCCAACACGACGACCGTATTCACTTACAACCTGACGACAGTTCCAGAGCCGACCACGGCCCTGCTCCTCGGAGCGGGATTGTGTGGGCTGGCCGCGAGTAGACGTGGGGCGTTCGAATGA
- a CDS encoding PEP-CTERM sorting domain-containing protein (PEP-CTERM proteins occur, often in large numbers, in the proteomes of bacteria that also encode an exosortase, a predicted intramembrane cysteine proteinase. The presence of a PEP-CTERM domain at a protein's C-terminus predicts cleavage within the sorting domain, followed by covalent anchoring to some some component of the (usually Gram-negative) cell surface. Many PEP-CTERM proteins exhibit an unusual sequence composition that includes large numbers of potential glycosylation sites. Expression of one such protein has been shown restore the ability of a bacterium to form floc, a type of biofilm.), with the protein MPRLTFLLIPLLVSALAPATSTAQVVRHSFLGTVADAGPDSPLAAAVGSQFEIVVEHSTDLDPRASTLPPPGGILGPDAIRTQYLETFTRDPATLGFEFVTPPVDFSILIDGTLFDGYERPATPTIPGPAGRRILLNGTPDFLTGDGLYEFDPETGGYSRQDLVQFVWDGLTVSLADTSASFLQLGAMPTDLDEIAFDRSRLEYRMVDSGILTLLNLGEITEIHSTIVPEPGTGLLVLLGLAGLARTRRR; encoded by the coding sequence GTGCCCCGACTGACCTTCCTGCTTATCCCGCTCCTCGTCTCCGCACTCGCCCCCGCGACATCGACTGCACAAGTCGTGCGGCATTCGTTCCTGGGCACAGTCGCCGATGCGGGGCCGGACTCGCCTCTGGCCGCGGCCGTTGGCTCACAGTTCGAGATTGTCGTCGAGCATTCGACGGACCTCGATCCGAGGGCAAGTACGTTGCCTCCCCCTGGCGGTATCCTCGGACCGGATGCCATTCGAACTCAGTACTTGGAGACCTTCACCCGAGACCCCGCAACACTCGGGTTCGAGTTCGTGACGCCCCCCGTCGACTTCAGCATTCTGATCGACGGAACCCTGTTCGATGGCTACGAACGACCGGCGACGCCGACTATTCCGGGTCCAGCCGGTCGGCGGATTCTGCTCAATGGGACACCCGACTTTCTGACGGGTGATGGGCTCTACGAGTTCGATCCGGAGACGGGCGGGTACTCGCGCCAGGATCTAGTTCAGTTTGTTTGGGACGGGTTGACGGTTTCCCTCGCCGACACCTCAGCTTCGTTCCTCCAGCTTGGTGCGATGCCCACCGACCTCGACGAAATTGCGTTCGATCGGTCGAGGCTCGAGTATCGAATGGTGGATTCCGGCATCCTGACCCTCTTGAACCTCGGTGAGATCACTGAGATTCACTCGACGATCGTTCCCGAGCCCGGAACGGGTCTGCTCGTCCTGCTGGGCCTCGCCGGCCTCGCGCGGACGAGAAGACGATGA
- a CDS encoding AraC family transcriptional regulator, whose translation MSDETNSHQLDLIERALDYIEDHLLDSPRVVDIANACDVSRTHLQRLFSNLVGQSVGSYCQRRRLCLSMDRLLSTDQKMLEIAIDVGFKSQAAYTRAFRAHFGVAPATFREEADRFSDLMEPRLTRARLEMRLNPESRVPRLDHRGEEMFIGVVAPFIWAMSDGTNVKEVIPSAWERFDSVAGELARGPRFSLTYPAASEDQRRGDEMLTLAGVRVESLPREVPDGLTVKRTPPARFAVFRHSGPRTLYTQTVVFAFQDWLPYSEFEYDAQGVQLRSMGAARGEPDEFWMPVVSKGEKASWRKRKRRPVRWAP comes from the coding sequence ATGAGTGACGAAACGAATTCACACCAGCTGGACTTGATCGAGCGCGCGCTCGACTACATCGAAGATCACCTCCTTGATTCACCGCGCGTCGTCGACATCGCCAATGCGTGCGACGTGTCAAGAACCCACCTTCAGCGACTCTTCTCCAACCTGGTGGGCCAATCGGTTGGTAGCTACTGCCAGCGACGGCGGCTCTGCCTGTCGATGGACAGGCTGCTGTCGACCGATCAGAAGATGCTCGAGATCGCGATCGACGTCGGATTCAAGTCGCAGGCGGCCTACACGCGCGCCTTTCGCGCACACTTTGGAGTAGCCCCTGCGACCTTCCGGGAAGAAGCAGATCGATTCTCGGATCTGATGGAGCCTCGGCTGACGCGAGCGCGCCTCGAGATGCGCCTCAATCCGGAATCGCGAGTGCCGCGCCTCGATCACCGCGGCGAAGAGATGTTCATTGGCGTCGTTGCCCCCTTCATCTGGGCGATGTCCGACGGCACGAACGTGAAGGAAGTGATTCCGTCGGCGTGGGAGCGATTCGACTCTGTCGCTGGTGAGCTCGCCCGAGGACCGAGGTTTAGCCTGACCTATCCGGCCGCAAGCGAGGACCAGCGCCGGGGTGACGAGATGCTCACTCTGGCCGGCGTGCGCGTCGAATCCCTGCCACGAGAAGTCCCCGATGGGCTGACCGTCAAACGGACTCCTCCGGCGCGGTTCGCTGTGTTTCGGCATTCGGGACCGCGAACGCTGTATACCCAGACGGTCGTCTTTGCGTTCCAGGATTGGCTGCCGTATTCGGAGTTCGAGTACGACGCGCAGGGTGTTCAGCTCAGGTCAATGGGCGCGGCTCGCGGAGAGCCGGACGAGTTTTGGATGCCAGTCGTCTCGAAGGGTGAGAAGGCTTCATGGCGCAAGCGAAAGCGACGACCCGTTCGCTGGGCTCCCTGA
- a CDS encoding ubiquinone biosynthesis protein COQ4: MSATTPQASSLSSTEIAEIVGTVPPPQATRDWRHAFDLLKQMREDPTKTELGMEMVEALGGYFDGDRPFQEFSASAEGMRLLRERPDLPRLLDDRDLLESLPAGSLGREFQAYADRNGITAKSLMEMAERRQEIQGSLDPLRSWFAKRQSVSHDLWHVITGYGTDPIGENAVLLFTRGQGVAGPGLRLLTVLMLFHRNWPVRRFLWTAYRRGRRAASLILAPYEELLPVPLNVVRERFRVGDPLAVHPNGVLEETSDGQVTARASAS, encoded by the coding sequence ATGAGCGCGACGACACCCCAGGCATCATCACTCTCTAGCACCGAAATCGCCGAAATCGTCGGGACCGTGCCTCCGCCCCAAGCCACCCGCGACTGGCGTCACGCCTTCGATCTGCTCAAGCAGATGCGAGAGGATCCCACGAAGACCGAGCTCGGGATGGAGATGGTCGAGGCCCTCGGCGGCTACTTCGATGGGGACCGACCCTTCCAGGAATTCTCTGCCAGCGCCGAAGGGATGCGCCTGCTGCGGGAGCGTCCCGACCTACCACGGCTGCTCGACGATCGCGATCTCCTCGAATCGCTCCCCGCCGGCAGCCTCGGCCGCGAGTTCCAGGCGTACGCCGACCGGAACGGAATCACGGCGAAGTCTTTGATGGAGATGGCGGAGAGGCGGCAGGAGATTCAGGGCTCTCTCGATCCGCTGCGTAGTTGGTTCGCCAAACGCCAATCGGTCTCTCACGACCTCTGGCACGTCATCACCGGGTACGGGACCGATCCGATCGGTGAGAACGCGGTCCTGCTGTTCACGCGGGGGCAGGGGGTCGCGGGACCTGGACTTCGACTTCTCACGGTCCTGATGTTGTTCCACCGGAACTGGCCCGTCCGCCGGTTCCTCTGGACGGCGTATCGTCGAGGTCGTCGGGCGGCGAGCCTCATCCTCGCCCCCTACGAAGAGCTGCTCCCCGTTCCGCTTAATGTGGTGCGTGAGAGATTTCGCGTTGGCGATCCGCTGGCCGTCCATCCCAACGGGGTTCTAGAGGAGACAAGCGACGGCCAGGTCACGGCCCGCGCCTCCGCCAGCTAG